The following proteins are encoded in a genomic region of Streptomyces sp. NBC_01723:
- a CDS encoding VOC family protein yields MSAIKRTLPPEKQGTWSACSDPSGGGPRLCCQRVPEGKVVKNRAHLDVRVGTGLVMLDIEGNEFCID; encoded by the coding sequence ATGTCAGCGATCAAGCGCACCCTGCCGCCTGAGAAGCAGGGAACGTGGTCCGCCTGCAGTGATCCCTCCGGTGGGGGCCCGCGCCTGTGCTGTCAGCGCGTCCCCGAAGGCAAGGTCGTGAAGAACCGGGCGCATCTCGACGTGCGGGTCGGCACCGGGCTCGTGATGCTGGACATCGAGGGCAACGAGTTCTGTATCGACTGA
- a CDS encoding DUF5996 family protein — MSLPHSPTASESSHRAAWPSLRVADWTKTRDTLHMWTQIVGKLRLAHAPMVNHWWQVTLYVTPRGLTTGSVPYGDGAFDAEFDFVEHRLVIRSSKGASREVALKPKSVATFYTETMQALEALGIEAAFQRRPNEVEPSIPFAEDEQHCSYDATAAHLFWRQLLQANRLLGRFRAEFIGKVSPVHFFWGAMDLACTRFSGRSAPTHPGGAPNCGDWVMAEGYSRELSSCGFWPGGGDEGAFYSYAYPEPDGFAEHPVRPDGAYYSAENGQFLLPYETVRTARDPDHALMEFLHTTYEAAAKHGDWDRASLESDPRRWDRAALRAEPG; from the coding sequence GTGAGCCTCCCGCACTCACCCACCGCATCCGAGTCCTCGCACCGCGCAGCATGGCCCTCACTACGGGTGGCCGACTGGACCAAAACCCGTGACACCCTGCACATGTGGACACAGATCGTAGGCAAGCTGCGGCTGGCCCACGCTCCCATGGTCAACCACTGGTGGCAGGTGACCCTCTACGTCACCCCGAGAGGCCTGACGACCGGCTCAGTGCCCTACGGCGACGGCGCCTTCGATGCGGAGTTCGACTTCGTCGAACACCGGCTCGTCATCCGCAGCAGCAAGGGCGCGAGCCGCGAAGTGGCCCTGAAGCCCAAGTCGGTCGCGACCTTCTACACCGAAACCATGCAAGCCCTGGAGGCGCTGGGCATCGAAGCCGCCTTCCAACGGCGGCCCAACGAGGTGGAACCCTCCATCCCGTTCGCCGAGGACGAGCAGCACTGCTCCTACGACGCGACGGCAGCTCACCTCTTCTGGCGCCAACTGCTACAGGCCAACCGGCTCCTGGGCCGCTTCCGCGCGGAGTTCATCGGCAAGGTCAGCCCCGTTCACTTCTTCTGGGGCGCCATGGACCTGGCCTGTACCCGCTTCTCCGGCCGGTCGGCTCCCACTCATCCTGGCGGCGCCCCGAACTGCGGCGACTGGGTGATGGCGGAAGGCTACTCACGGGAACTCTCCAGCTGCGGATTCTGGCCCGGCGGCGGCGACGAGGGTGCCTTCTACTCCTATGCGTACCCCGAGCCCGACGGTTTCGCGGAACACCCGGTGCGCCCCGACGGCGCCTACTACAGCGCCGAGAACGGACAGTTCCTGCTGCCGTACGAGACCGTGCGCACCGCGCGCGATCCCGACCACGCACTGATGGAATTCCTGCACACCACCTACGAGGCCGCTGCCAAGCACGGCGACTGGGACCGCGCCTCACTGGAGAGTGATCCGCGCCGTTGGGACCGAGCTGCCCTACGAGCAGAGCCGGGCTGA
- a CDS encoding flavodoxin family protein, producing the protein MAGPGTEAGARSTDGTGPRFDGLRALFVNATLKRSPEVSNTGGLIDRSVAIMRQHGAQADIVRAADHDIATGVWPDMTEHGAALDEWPQLYRRVMDADILVLCGPVWLGDNSSVMKQVIERLYACSSMLNDAGQYAYYGRVAGCLITGNEDGAKHCAMNVLYSLQHLGYTIPPQADAAWVGEAGPGPSYLDAASGGPDNEFTNRNTTFMTYNLLHLAAMLRAAGGIPPYGNQRTAWDAGCRADSSNPEHR; encoded by the coding sequence ATGGCAGGACCCGGAACGGAAGCAGGCGCGAGGTCCACAGACGGGACCGGACCTCGTTTCGACGGGCTGCGGGCACTGTTCGTCAACGCCACCCTCAAACGGTCACCTGAGGTCAGCAACACCGGCGGCCTCATCGACCGCAGCGTGGCGATCATGCGGCAGCACGGAGCGCAGGCCGACATCGTCCGGGCCGCCGACCACGACATCGCCACCGGCGTCTGGCCGGACATGACCGAGCACGGCGCCGCACTGGACGAGTGGCCCCAGCTCTACCGTCGTGTGATGGACGCGGACATCCTGGTCCTGTGCGGCCCCGTCTGGCTCGGTGACAACAGCTCCGTCATGAAGCAGGTCATCGAGCGCCTGTACGCCTGTTCCAGCATGCTCAACGACGCAGGTCAGTATGCCTACTACGGCCGGGTCGCCGGCTGTCTGATCACCGGCAACGAAGACGGCGCCAAGCACTGTGCCATGAACGTCCTTTACAGCCTGCAGCACCTGGGCTACACCATCCCGCCGCAGGCAGACGCGGCCTGGGTCGGAGAGGCCGGGCCGGGACCGTCATATCTGGACGCCGCCTCCGGTGGGCCGGACAATGAATTCACCAACCGCAACACCACCTTCATGACCTACAACCTGCTCCACCTGGCGGCGATGCTGCGCGCAGCCGGAGGCATCCCGCCATATGGCAACCAGCGCACCGCATGGGACGCCGGTTGCCGCGCCGACTCCAGCAACCCGGAACACCGATAG
- a CDS encoding VOC family protein, with amino-acid sequence MAQQDLPAPAEGLVLTHFLTVRDVAVSRRFYADVLGGEIVLEENPAIVKVANSWIIMNPGGGPTPDKPGISLEPPGDPARVSGFLNVRVADIAAFYADASAKGARFVTEPIDRKAEVRCYMRDPDGYLIEVGQATGMLKGVFADPPAGADG; translated from the coding sequence ATGGCGCAGCAAGACCTACCGGCTCCGGCCGAGGGGCTGGTCCTCACTCACTTCCTGACCGTCCGCGACGTGGCGGTCTCCCGGCGCTTCTACGCCGATGTCCTGGGCGGGGAGATCGTGCTGGAGGAGAACCCGGCCATCGTGAAGGTCGCCAACAGCTGGATCATCATGAATCCCGGGGGCGGCCCCACCCCCGACAAGCCCGGCATCTCGCTGGAGCCGCCGGGAGACCCGGCGAGGGTGTCCGGCTTCCTCAACGTTCGGGTGGCCGACATCGCCGCCTTCTATGCGGATGCGAGCGCGAAGGGGGCGCGGTTCGTGACCGAGCCGATCGATCGTAAGGCGGAGGTGCGTTGTTACATGAGGGACCCGGACGGCTACCTGATCGAGGTGGGGCAGGCCACCGGGATGCTGAAAGGTGTCTTCGCCGACCCACCCGCGGGCGCTGACGGGTAA
- a CDS encoding rhodanese-like domain-containing protein has translation MTTRTTLGTGEASTRLHELTVIDVRTPGEYAGGHLPGAFNIPLDQVQRALPDIRHAAERGDVLVVCASGARSENACRVLADNGIATATLSGGTGAWAADGHDLHRPEGAAPAPWGMERQVRLTAGTLVLLGLLLGHLVHPAFQVLSACIAAGLVFSALTNTCGMAAILAKLPHNRPRAADLDDTLAKLRDR, from the coding sequence ATGACCACGCGCACCACCCTCGGCACCGGTGAGGCCAGCACCCGCCTGCACGAACTGACCGTGATCGACGTCCGCACGCCGGGCGAGTACGCGGGCGGTCACCTGCCCGGCGCTTTCAACATCCCCCTGGACCAGGTCCAGCGGGCGCTGCCCGACATCAGGCATGCTGCCGAGCGCGGAGACGTCCTGGTCGTCTGCGCTTCCGGAGCCCGCTCCGAGAACGCCTGCCGCGTCCTCGCCGACAACGGCATCGCCACCGCCACCCTCTCCGGAGGCACGGGAGCATGGGCCGCCGACGGCCACGACCTGCACCGCCCCGAAGGCGCGGCCCCTGCCCCCTGGGGCATGGAACGCCAAGTCCGCCTCACGGCCGGCACGCTCGTCCTGCTCGGCCTCCTTCTCGGACACCTGGTACACCCGGCCTTCCAGGTCCTCTCGGCGTGCATCGCCGCCGGACTGGTCTTCTCCGCCCTCACCAACACCTGCGGCATGGCCGCCATCCTCGCCAAGCTGCCGCACAACCGTCCCCGCGCCGCCGACCTCGACGACACCCTGGCGAAGCTCCGGGACCGCTGA
- a CDS encoding metal-sensitive transcriptional regulator, whose product MELDLAAAELKAVLNRLRRAQGQISGVIRMIEEGRDCEEVVTQLAAASRALDRAGFAIIATGLQQCLTEVEDGSRTPEDRDELRGRLEKLFLSLA is encoded by the coding sequence ATGGAACTTGATCTGGCGGCTGCGGAGCTGAAGGCGGTCCTGAACCGGCTGCGCCGCGCGCAGGGGCAGATCTCCGGGGTGATCCGGATGATCGAGGAGGGCCGGGACTGCGAGGAGGTCGTGACGCAACTGGCCGCCGCGTCGCGGGCGTTGGACCGGGCTGGGTTCGCGATCATCGCCACCGGGCTCCAGCAGTGCCTGACCGAGGTGGAGGACGGCAGCCGCACTCCCGAGGACCGCGACGAGCTGCGCGGCCGGCTGGAGAAGCTGTTCCTGTCCCTGGCCTGA
- a CDS encoding sulfite exporter TauE/SafE family protein, with protein sequence MSILVLALVAGAVIGLALGALGGGGSVLAVPALIYLLGFSPASATTASLIIVTATSATALYAHTRDGNVAWRTGALFAAAGIVPAFLAGAAAGHLPARVLTGAFSAVAALAAVRMLCPTDSEPPERVRPARALRAGAGLGAVTGFLGVGGGFLAVPALVGALGLRMKHAVGTSLLVITVNSLAALTARTDAGGDLRWEVIAPFAGAAILGAWDGKRLATKITGERLQRVFAFVLLAVAAVMLIDVVV encoded by the coding sequence GTGAGCATCCTCGTCCTCGCCCTGGTCGCCGGGGCCGTCATCGGTCTGGCCCTCGGTGCCCTGGGTGGCGGCGGCAGCGTGCTCGCGGTCCCCGCCCTGATCTACCTGCTCGGCTTCTCCCCGGCGTCGGCGACCACCGCCAGTCTGATCATCGTCACCGCGACCTCCGCCACCGCCCTCTACGCCCACACCCGCGACGGCAACGTCGCCTGGAGGACCGGGGCGCTCTTCGCGGCGGCAGGTATCGTGCCGGCCTTCCTCGCGGGCGCCGCAGCGGGCCACCTACCGGCACGCGTCCTCACCGGAGCCTTCTCCGCCGTAGCAGCCCTGGCCGCTGTGCGAATGCTCTGCCCGACCGACTCCGAGCCGCCGGAGCGGGTGCGCCCCGCCAGGGCGCTCCGCGCCGGCGCCGGACTCGGCGCGGTGACCGGGTTCCTCGGCGTCGGCGGCGGGTTCCTCGCCGTCCCGGCCCTGGTGGGCGCTCTGGGCCTGCGGATGAAGCACGCGGTGGGCACCAGCCTGCTGGTCATCACCGTCAACTCACTCGCGGCGCTCACCGCGCGAACGGACGCGGGCGGGGACCTGCGCTGGGAGGTGATCGCCCCCTTCGCCGGCGCGGCGATCCTGGGCGCCTGGGACGGCAAGCGTCTCGCCACGAAGATCACCGGAGAGAGACTGCAACGCGTCTTTGCGTTCGTTCTGCTGGCCGTGGCGGCCGTGATGCTCATCGACGTGGTCGTCTGA
- a CDS encoding rhodanese-like domain-containing protein, whose translation MFLFRKSERRVSADEARTRTGGEPPEAVLLDVRERPEWKSGHAPGAVHAPLTGLATGASLPASAQGRPLVVICRSGHRSQQAAKLLAERGADAVDVKGGMNAWAAAGYPVVDERGNSGSIA comes from the coding sequence ATGTTCTTGTTCCGAAAGAGCGAGAGGCGCGTGTCCGCGGACGAAGCGCGCACTCGTACCGGTGGTGAGCCGCCCGAGGCCGTCCTGCTGGACGTGCGGGAGCGGCCCGAGTGGAAGTCCGGGCACGCCCCCGGCGCCGTGCACGCTCCGTTGACGGGCCTGGCCACGGGCGCGTCCCTGCCCGCCTCCGCCCAGGGACGTCCGCTGGTCGTGATCTGCCGCAGCGGTCACCGTTCGCAGCAGGCCGCGAAGCTGCTGGCCGAACGGGGCGCGGACGCGGTGGACGTGAAGGGCGGCATGAACGCGTGGGCCGCCGCCGGGTATCCGGTCGTCGACGAGCGCGGAAACAGTGGCTCAATAGCGTGA
- a CDS encoding MBL fold metallo-hydrolase, with the protein MFFVDVIELEGLGNRSYIAGGESAAVAVDPPRDIDQVLAAAARRGVRISHVVETHIHNDYVTGGLELARITGAVYLVPSGAHVSFARTPVSDGDEVDIDPGAGLSLAAVATPGHTPHHTAYVLREADRPVAAFTGGSLLIGTVGRPDLVEPRLTEQLARAQHASARRLADALPDDTQVLPTHGFGSFCSSAQADVESTTIGKEKAANTALTVDVETFVADLLAGLEDVPAYYAHMGPANAGGPDPVDMTPPAVADPHEIAARLAAGEWVVDLRSRIAFAEGHVAGSFNFEADGKLATYLAWMIPWGKPVTLLAETAEQLAAAQRELVRVGIDRPAAAATGGPRRWLREGDKPASFPRAAFAELADQDRDGIVVLDVRRDSERAEGWIAGSVHIPIHQVHRRLGEVPDGTVWVHCAGGMRAGIAASLLDAAGRRVVAVDDGFDAAADAGLSIVTG; encoded by the coding sequence GTGTTCTTCGTTGACGTGATCGAGTTGGAGGGTCTGGGCAACCGCAGCTACATCGCCGGCGGCGAGTCGGCGGCGGTGGCGGTCGACCCGCCGAGGGACATCGACCAGGTACTGGCCGCCGCGGCGCGGCGAGGGGTGCGTATCTCCCACGTGGTGGAGACCCACATCCACAACGACTACGTCACCGGTGGCCTGGAGCTGGCCCGGATCACCGGCGCCGTCTACCTGGTGCCATCCGGTGCGCATGTCTCCTTCGCCAGGACCCCGGTCTCCGACGGGGACGAGGTCGACATCGATCCCGGCGCCGGTCTGAGTCTTGCGGCTGTTGCCACGCCTGGGCACACGCCGCACCACACCGCCTACGTCCTGCGGGAGGCGGATCGACCTGTCGCGGCGTTTACGGGCGGCTCGCTGCTGATCGGCACGGTGGGCCGTCCCGACCTCGTCGAGCCGAGGCTGACCGAGCAGCTGGCTCGCGCTCAGCACGCCTCCGCGCGCCGGCTCGCCGACGCCCTGCCCGACGATACCCAGGTCCTTCCCACCCACGGCTTCGGCAGTTTCTGCTCGTCGGCGCAGGCGGATGTCGAGTCCACGACGATCGGCAAGGAGAAGGCCGCGAACACGGCGCTGACCGTAGATGTGGAGACCTTCGTCGCCGATCTGCTCGCGGGCTTGGAGGACGTGCCCGCCTACTACGCGCACATGGGACCGGCCAACGCGGGCGGCCCCGACCCGGTCGACATGACCCCGCCCGCCGTCGCCGACCCGCACGAGATCGCCGCGCGCCTGGCGGCAGGGGAGTGGGTCGTGGACCTGCGCAGCCGGATCGCCTTTGCCGAAGGGCATGTGGCGGGCTCGTTCAACTTCGAGGCGGACGGCAAGCTGGCCACCTATCTGGCCTGGATGATCCCGTGGGGCAAGCCGGTCACCCTGCTCGCCGAGACGGCCGAGCAACTGGCGGCGGCACAGCGGGAACTGGTCCGGGTCGGCATCGACCGGCCGGCCGCCGCGGCGACCGGCGGTCCCCGCAGGTGGCTGCGGGAGGGCGACAAGCCGGCTTCGTTCCCGCGGGCGGCGTTCGCGGAACTCGCGGACCAGGATCGCGACGGGATCGTGGTCCTGGACGTACGCCGTGACTCCGAGCGCGCCGAGGGCTGGATCGCCGGTTCGGTCCACATTCCGATCCATCAGGTGCACCGGCGCCTCGGTGAAGTGCCGGACGGCACGGTCTGGGTGCACTGCGCGGGCGGCATGCGCGCGGGCATCGCCGCCTCGCTCCTGGATGCCGCCGGTCGCCGGGTGGTCGCCGTGGACGACGGCTTCGACGCCGCCGCCGACGCCGGGCTGAGCATCGTCACCGGCTGA
- a CDS encoding DUF302 domain-containing protein produces the protein MTYDRTVTVQAPFDRVQQDVRRALADQGFGVLTEIDVQATLKAKLGHDMEPYLILGACNPPLAHQALEADRSIGLLLPCNVVVRSDGDQVIVQAVDPGTMVTLTGLDAMAPVAEEATRRLDAALASLTGSED, from the coding sequence GTGACCTACGACCGCACCGTGACCGTGCAGGCACCGTTCGACCGAGTACAGCAGGACGTCCGCCGCGCCCTGGCCGACCAGGGATTCGGAGTCCTGACCGAGATCGACGTGCAGGCGACCTTGAAGGCCAAGCTCGGCCATGACATGGAGCCCTATTTGATCCTGGGGGCCTGCAATCCGCCCCTCGCCCACCAGGCACTCGAAGCCGACCGCTCGATCGGGCTGCTGCTGCCCTGCAACGTGGTCGTCCGGTCCGACGGAGACCAAGTCATCGTCCAGGCCGTCGATCCCGGCACCATGGTCACCCTCACCGGCCTCGACGCCATGGCACCCGTGGCCGAGGAAGCCACCCGCCGCCTCGACGCAGCCCTCGCCTCCCTCACGGGCTCCGAGGACTGA
- a CDS encoding universal stress protein, giving the protein MNDVAAPPPRIVVGVDGSESSKTALQWAVDQARMTGAAVDVVLAWEDPVHWHGLVPPTDKETGDFEVRAREALNGTIDDVLGPGPARPVAMRLEVTAGHPAAVLLHAAVGADLLVVGNRGRGAFREALVGSVGMHCVQHAPCPVVVVRHAPGVTGGP; this is encoded by the coding sequence ATGAATGACGTGGCAGCGCCCCCTCCTCGTATCGTCGTGGGTGTGGACGGTTCAGAGTCCTCGAAGACCGCGCTCCAGTGGGCCGTGGATCAGGCGCGGATGACCGGCGCGGCAGTGGACGTGGTGCTCGCGTGGGAGGATCCGGTCCACTGGCACGGGTTGGTCCCGCCCACGGACAAGGAAACTGGTGACTTCGAGGTTCGCGCACGCGAAGCCTTGAACGGCACCATCGACGACGTCCTGGGTCCCGGACCGGCGCGACCGGTGGCCATGCGGCTCGAGGTGACTGCCGGGCACCCAGCTGCCGTCCTGCTGCACGCTGCTGTGGGTGCTGACCTTCTGGTGGTAGGCAATCGAGGACGTGGAGCCTTCCGCGAGGCGTTGGTGGGCTCGGTGGGCATGCACTGTGTTCAGCATGCCCCCTGCCCCGTCGTCGTGGTTCGGCATGCCCCCGGCGTCACCGGCGGCCCGTGA
- a CDS encoding PAS and ANTAR domain-containing protein: MATNEPAAEEPLTGVFVYKVEEDAWWWSDDMYRLLGYVPDEVVPTSERLREHQDPEDRDRVTVAMDSVRADGKPFGCYHRLRDVAGDDHAVVLAADGRTDEQGKVVTVRGFVVDVTQSVVTHAKDLAESDVTRARASQEDIDLARGMLMAQYGVDAAVAMRLLRRLSQQTNRKLRDLARELLAAAPTPTAEARQDLSRRVGSVLYPGSAD; this comes from the coding sequence GTGGCGACGAACGAACCGGCGGCGGAGGAACCGCTGACCGGGGTGTTCGTCTACAAAGTGGAAGAGGACGCCTGGTGGTGGTCCGACGACATGTACCGACTCCTCGGTTACGTTCCCGACGAAGTCGTTCCGACCAGCGAGCGGTTGCGTGAACACCAGGATCCTGAGGATCGGGACAGAGTCACCGTCGCGATGGACAGCGTACGAGCCGACGGCAAACCCTTCGGCTGTTACCACAGGCTGAGGGACGTCGCCGGTGACGACCACGCTGTCGTCTTGGCGGCAGACGGCAGGACTGACGAGCAGGGCAAGGTGGTTACGGTGCGGGGCTTCGTCGTCGACGTCACCCAGTCGGTTGTCACGCATGCCAAGGACCTTGCCGAGAGCGATGTCACCAGGGCTCGGGCCAGCCAGGAGGACATTGATCTGGCGCGCGGCATGTTGATGGCTCAGTACGGTGTCGATGCCGCGGTCGCCATGCGTCTGCTGCGTCGGCTTTCCCAGCAGACGAATCGCAAGCTGCGAGACCTGGCACGGGAACTGCTGGCAGCGGCACCCACTCCGACGGCGGAGGCTCGGCAGGACCTCTCGCGGCGCGTCGGCTCGGTTCTCTATCCCGGAAGCGCCGACTGA
- a CDS encoding helix-turn-helix domain-containing protein yields the protein MPGDRERSEAGTDASSGEERVADRIAVLRERLGMSRNELALRAGMSLVYLREVENRAGDFDPDALARLAGVLEVSLEELTAGRPDAPPGRGSGVSRPVLQRLSTQECWQRLGTHGIGRIGYSAGSATGAPVVVPVNFFVDGRSVVYRTDPAGAAGVPADVQVAFEVDHIDEATGVGWSVLITGTVEHPADHDALEAVARHLGAGPWAGGRRDLWVRVRPREVSGRVIRQMLAQEPPLRGPSAP from the coding sequence GTGCCAGGGGATCGAGAGCGCTCGGAAGCAGGCACCGACGCGTCCTCCGGAGAGGAGCGTGTGGCCGATCGAATAGCTGTGCTCCGGGAGCGGCTGGGCATGTCCAGAAACGAGCTGGCCCTGCGAGCCGGCATGTCCCTGGTGTACCTGCGCGAGGTGGAGAATCGGGCGGGGGACTTCGACCCCGATGCGCTCGCGCGGCTCGCTGGAGTGCTGGAAGTGTCGCTCGAGGAACTTACGGCGGGACGGCCCGATGCGCCGCCCGGCAGGGGATCGGGGGTCTCCCGCCCGGTCCTGCAGCGTCTGTCCACGCAGGAATGCTGGCAGCGGCTGGGAACGCACGGAATTGGCCGCATCGGCTACTCGGCTGGTTCGGCCACCGGCGCGCCAGTAGTGGTTCCGGTCAACTTCTTCGTCGACGGACGAAGCGTGGTCTACCGCACGGATCCGGCAGGCGCGGCCGGGGTCCCTGCCGACGTCCAAGTCGCCTTCGAGGTCGATCACATCGACGAGGCCACCGGCGTGGGCTGGAGTGTCCTGATCACAGGTACCGTCGAGCACCCGGCAGACCATGATGCCCTCGAGGCCGTCGCCCGCCATCTCGGGGCGGGGCCCTGGGCGGGGGGCAGGCGCGACTTGTGGGTTCGTGTCCGGCCGCGCGAGGTCAGCGGCCGTGTCATCCGGCAGATGCTTGCGCAAGAGCCCCCTCTACGGGGCCCCTCAGCCCCGTAG
- a CDS encoding Acg family FMN-binding oxidoreductase → MYGSDYTVSDVMTRSVVALTAGAPFKDIVRTVRTRRISALPVVDVGNRVVGVVSEADLLRKEEFRDSDQHMQRKTGSVSAHDKARGVTAADLMTSPAVTVHADETLAGAARVMARRGIKRMPVVDDDGVLRGIVSRGDLLRVFLRPDQEIAEEVLREVLDGRLPDSAGALRVEVHEGVVTLAGEVGDTAVVPLVEGLTRSVEGVVDVRCELTGPRHRQADAPASESDFSGGDKEAALRRADEETPVNDRAPSDEQVISLVGDAVAAPSMHNAQPWRFRYVRHTRTFELHADYDRAMPYSDPRTRGLHIGCGAALLNLRAALADEGWQAETWLLPHPEQPSLVATVRVSGRGAGDRDLAALHKAVAERHSSRFPFEEKRIPDGLRDALAEAARREGARLVYPASWHLQHVLELVREADARGLTDSESDRELAEWTRTDAPSVKCAADGVPAYAFGPVRSGGKAPMRDFAGPRRVSGRNSAVFETAPQIACISTTHDRPEDWVKAGQALERVLLLATAEGLVCSLATQPLERPDLRWLLRDPKTGAGHPQMLLRLGYGPVGPRTPRRPVADVLEIQH, encoded by the coding sequence ATGTACGGCTCCGACTACACCGTGAGTGACGTGATGACCCGCTCCGTCGTGGCGCTCACCGCCGGGGCGCCTTTCAAGGACATCGTGCGCACCGTGCGGACCCGGCGGATCAGCGCCCTCCCCGTGGTCGACGTGGGGAACCGCGTGGTCGGGGTCGTGTCCGAGGCTGACCTGCTGCGCAAGGAGGAGTTCCGCGACAGCGATCAGCACATGCAGCGCAAGACCGGGTCCGTCTCGGCCCACGACAAGGCCCGAGGGGTGACGGCGGCGGACCTGATGACGTCTCCCGCCGTCACGGTGCACGCCGACGAGACCCTGGCCGGAGCCGCCCGCGTCATGGCACGCCGTGGCATCAAACGCATGCCCGTGGTGGACGACGACGGCGTACTGCGGGGGATCGTCAGCCGTGGTGATCTGTTGAGAGTCTTCCTGAGGCCAGACCAAGAGATCGCCGAGGAAGTCCTGCGCGAGGTCCTCGACGGCCGTCTCCCCGACAGCGCGGGTGCGCTTCGGGTCGAGGTCCACGAAGGTGTGGTCACGCTCGCCGGCGAGGTCGGCGACACCGCTGTCGTCCCGCTGGTCGAAGGACTGACGCGCTCGGTCGAGGGGGTGGTCGACGTTCGTTGTGAGCTGACCGGTCCCCGCCACCGACAGGCGGACGCGCCGGCGTCGGAGAGCGACTTTTCAGGCGGCGACAAGGAAGCCGCTCTCCGGCGAGCGGACGAGGAGACACCTGTGAACGACCGAGCACCATCCGACGAACAGGTGATCAGTCTGGTCGGCGACGCCGTAGCGGCCCCGTCGATGCACAACGCGCAACCCTGGCGCTTCCGCTACGTTCGGCACACCCGTACGTTCGAGCTCCATGCGGACTACGACCGCGCCATGCCTTATTCGGATCCACGGACCCGAGGTCTCCACATCGGCTGCGGTGCCGCCTTGCTGAATCTGAGGGCAGCCCTGGCCGACGAAGGCTGGCAGGCGGAGACCTGGCTACTGCCCCACCCAGAGCAACCGTCGCTCGTCGCGACCGTCCGGGTTTCCGGGCGCGGTGCTGGTGACCGCGATCTGGCCGCGCTGCACAAGGCCGTCGCCGAACGGCACAGCAGCCGCTTTCCCTTCGAGGAGAAGCGGATTCCCGACGGCCTGCGCGACGCGCTGGCGGAAGCAGCCCGCCGCGAGGGAGCCAGGTTGGTCTACCCGGCATCGTGGCACCTACAACATGTGCTGGAGCTCGTGCGCGAGGCCGACGCCCGTGGTCTCACCGACAGCGAGTCCGACCGGGAACTGGCGGAATGGACGCGCACCGATGCGCCTTCGGTGAAGTGCGCGGCCGATGGAGTACCGGCGTATGCCTTCGGCCCGGTCCGGAGCGGGGGCAAGGCGCCAATGAGGGACTTCGCGGGCCCGCGTCGGGTGAGCGGGCGCAACAGCGCGGTCTTCGAAACCGCCCCCCAGATCGCCTGCATCAGCACGACGCACGACCGCCCGGAAGACTGGGTGAAAGCAGGCCAGGCCCTGGAGCGCGTCCTGCTGCTGGCGACGGCCGAGGGCCTCGTCTGCTCCCTCGCCACACAACCTCTCGAACGGCCCGACCTGCGGTGGCTGCTTCGCGATCCGAAGACCGGCGCGGGACACCCGCAGATGCTGCTGAGGCTGGGATACGGCCCCGTGGGGCCCCGTACACCCCGACGCCCCGTGGCCGATGTGCTCGAAATCCAACATTGA